A genomic stretch from Helianthus annuus cultivar XRQ/B chromosome 1, HanXRQr2.0-SUNRISE, whole genome shotgun sequence includes:
- the LOC110872319 gene encoding probable ATP-dependent RNA helicase ddx52, with product MMFINDEEDVEEDDDEEDEDEDKVDDADDVFSACSHSDNDDDDDDDNDQGGTGIKVTKASNEQNVDNFLHDDANEEAEDATREGENVDDQNVDKVEKLILRLEPEVEEGEIRHTYTMAEIIELTRIDDPNFKFDFEDELNAFDINNILNMSTSMLKRQTSMIELRLKIDEESVNEDTSNFPTLVKFFSQENADELRRKVAECLKDKNFDGTTKDAQNEERKKWFRKSNERKFKRPLNYYKRDRDVSLVDIISWGFLPQVNAYAIRREFGVQYF from the coding sequence ATGATGTTTATTAATGATGAGGAAGATGTcgaagaggatgatgatgaagaggatgagGATGAAGATAAAGTTGATGATGCAGATGATGTATTCTCTGCATGTAGTCacagtgataatgatgatgatgatgatgatgacaatgaTCAGGGTGGTACTGGTATTAAAGTTACTAAAGCTTCGAATGAACAAAATGTtgataattttcttcatgatgaTGCGAATGAAGAGGCTGAAGATGCTACAAGAGAGGGGGAGAATGTGGATGATCAAAATGTTGATAAAGTTGAGAAGTTGATTCTACGTCTAGAGCCTGAGGTAGAGGAAGGAGAAATCAGGCATACATACACAATGGCTGAGATTATTGAGTTGACAAGGATTGATGATCCTAACTTCAAGTTTGACTTTGAAGATGAATTGAATGCGTTTGATATCAACAACATCCTAAATATGAGTACAAGTATGTTGAAGAGGCAGACATCTATGATAGAGTTGAGGTTGaagattgatgaagaaagtgTGAATGAAGACACTTCTAACTTTCCAACTCTTGTTAAATTTTTTAGTCAAGAGAATGCAGATGAATTGAGAAGGAAAGTTGCTGAATGTTTGAAAGATAAAAACTTTGATGGTACTACGAAAGATGCACAGAATGAAGAAAGAAAGAAGTGGTTTAGAAAGAgcaatgaaagaaagtttaagcGGCCATTGAATTACTACAAAAGAGACAGGGATGTGTCACTCGtggatatcatcagttggggATTCTTGCCTCAAGTGAATGCGTATGCTATTCGACGAGAATTTGGAGTGCAGTATTTTTAA